One genomic window of Micromonospora sp. WMMD1128 includes the following:
- the rplQ gene encoding 50S ribosomal protein L17 has product MPTPTKGPRLGGSPAHERLMLANLATALFQHGKIQTTETKARRLRPLAEQLITKAKRGDLASRRRVAGVVKDKDVVYSLFDQIAPRYANRNGGYTRIVKTGPRKGDAAPMAIIELVEELAVAEPKANRKTAARKAAQQDKVEALAPAEEAPKASAGDQDAEAPVSASGDTAAAREDSDEATENDKA; this is encoded by the coding sequence ATGCCCACGCCCACCAAGGGCCCCCGCCTCGGCGGCAGCCCCGCGCACGAGCGGCTGATGCTGGCCAACCTGGCCACCGCGCTGTTCCAGCACGGCAAGATCCAGACCACCGAGACGAAGGCCCGGCGGCTCCGCCCGCTGGCCGAGCAGCTCATCACCAAGGCCAAGCGCGGCGACCTCGCCTCGCGTCGGCGGGTGGCGGGCGTCGTCAAGGACAAGGACGTGGTCTACTCCCTGTTCGACCAGATCGCGCCCCGGTACGCCAACCGCAACGGTGGCTACACCCGGATCGTGAAGACCGGTCCGCGCAAGGGTGACGCCGCTCCGATGGCGATCATCGAGCTGGTGGAGGAGCTTGCCGTCGCCGAGCCGAAGGCGAACCGGAAGACCGCCGCCCGCAAGGCCGCCCAGCAGGACAAGGTCGAGGCCCTGGCCCCGGCCGAGGAGGCCCCGAAGGCGAGCGCCGGTGACCAGGACGCGGAGGCTCCGGTCTCCGCCTCCGGCGACACCGCCGCCGCCCGTGAGGACAGCGACGAGGCCACCGAGAACGACAAGGCCTGA
- the truA gene encoding tRNA pseudouridine(38-40) synthase TruA: MDERTRLRLDVSYDGTDFSGWAPQPTRRTVAGVLMQTLDLVLGTGTATGLTVAGRTDAGVHATGQVCHLDLPTEVWRAHEGRLLRRLARLLPTDARVRAMTEVPADFDARFSATFRRYEYRVTDAPWGAEPLRRRDTLAWPKPLDLTALNEAAAGLVGEHDFAAYCRRKENATTLREVTRLDWRRDPDGILVATVQADAFCQNMVRSLVGAMLVAGDGRRPVHWPAGLLTRRERSSEVTVAPAHGLALVEVGYPTDPAGYARRADLTRRLRVPVAEG, encoded by the coding sequence GTGGACGAGCGGACCCGGCTGCGGCTGGACGTCTCGTACGACGGCACCGACTTCTCCGGTTGGGCCCCGCAGCCCACCCGGCGCACGGTGGCCGGGGTGCTCATGCAGACGCTCGATCTGGTCCTCGGCACGGGTACGGCCACCGGCCTGACCGTGGCCGGTCGCACCGACGCCGGGGTGCACGCCACCGGGCAGGTCTGCCACCTCGACCTGCCGACCGAGGTGTGGCGCGCGCACGAGGGGCGGCTGCTGCGCCGGCTGGCCCGGCTCCTGCCCACGGACGCCCGGGTCCGCGCGATGACCGAGGTGCCGGCCGACTTCGACGCCCGGTTCTCGGCCACCTTCCGCCGTTACGAGTACCGGGTCACCGACGCGCCCTGGGGCGCCGAGCCGCTGCGCCGGCGGGACACCCTGGCCTGGCCGAAGCCGCTGGACCTGACGGCGTTGAACGAGGCCGCGGCCGGTCTGGTCGGCGAGCACGACTTCGCCGCGTACTGCCGGCGCAAGGAGAACGCCACCACGCTGCGCGAGGTGACCCGGCTGGACTGGCGGCGCGACCCGGACGGCATCCTGGTCGCCACCGTGCAGGCCGACGCGTTCTGCCAGAACATGGTGCGCAGCCTGGTCGGCGCCATGCTCGTCGCCGGCGACGGGCGGCGGCCGGTCCACTGGCCGGCCGGCCTGCTGACCCGCCGGGAACGGTCGAGCGAGGTCACCGTGGCGCCCGCGCACGGCCTGGCCCTGGTCGAGGTGGGTTACCCCACCGATCCGGCCGGGTACGCCCGCCGCGCCGATCTCACCCGCCGGCTGCGGGTCCCGGTCGCCGAGGGCTGA